Proteins encoded by one window of Arabidopsis thaliana chromosome 2, partial sequence:
- the OEP16-3 gene encoding Mitochondrial import inner membrane translocase subunit Tim17/Tim22/Tim23 family protein (OEP16-3; FUNCTIONS IN: protein transporter activity, P-P-bond-hydrolysis-driven protein transmembrane transporter activity; INVOLVED IN: protein transport; LOCATED IN: in 6 components; EXPRESSED IN: 24 plant structures; EXPRESSED DURING: 15 growth stages; CONTAINS InterPro DOMAIN/s: Mitochondrial inner membrane translocase complex, subunit Tim17/22 (InterPro:IPR003397); Has 35333 Blast hits to 34131 proteins in 2444 species: Archae - 798; Bacteria - 22429; Metazoa - 974; Fungi - 991; Plants - 531; Viruses - 0; Other Eukaryotes - 9610 (source: NCBI BLink).), with the protein MFNLCALGRTVEEIMDPAEMRYLEEEDGPLMKTIKGSITGFGAGTIYGTILATWKDVPRVERNVALPGLIRTLKMMGTHGLTFAAIGGVYIGVEQLVQNFRSKRDFYNGAIGGFVAGASVLGYRARSIPTAIAAGATLAVTSALIDSGGQTTRVDNGREYYPYTVEKRAEADS; encoded by the exons ATGTTTAACTTGTGTGCGTTAGGTAGAACAGTAGAAGAAATCATGGATCCAGCTGAAATGAGATATTTGGAAGAAGAGGATGGTCCGTTGATGAAGACAATCAAAGGTAGTATCACTGGTTTTGGTGCTGGGACTATTTACGGAACCATTTTAGCCACATGGAAAGATGTTCCAAGAGTGGAGAGAAATGTGGCTCTTCCAGGACTTATTAGAACACTGAAGATGATGGGAACCCATGGGCTGACTTTTGCTGCTATAGGAGGTGTTTACATCGGTGTTGAACAGCTGGTTCAGAATTTTAGATCCAAGAGAGATTTTTACAATGGTGCTATTGGTGGTTTTGTCGCTGGAGCTTCTGTGCTTGGCTATAGAG CAAGGAGCATCCCGACAGCGATAGCTGCAGGTGCAACACTAGCTGTTACCTCTGCTTTGATTGATTCTGGAGGTCAGACCACAAGAGTAGACAATGGCAGAGAATACTATCCTTACACCGTCGAGAAAAGAGCTGAAGCTGATTCCTGA
- the OEP16-3 gene encoding Mitochondrial import inner membrane translocase subunit Tim17/Tim22/Tim23 family protein (OEP16-3; FUNCTIONS IN: protein transporter activity, P-P-bond-hydrolysis-driven protein transmembrane transporter activity; INVOLVED IN: protein transport; LOCATED IN: in 6 components; EXPRESSED IN: 24 plant structures; EXPRESSED DURING: 15 growth stages; CONTAINS InterPro DOMAIN/s: Mitochondrial inner membrane translocase complex, subunit Tim17/22 (InterPro:IPR003397); Has 35333 Blast hits to 34131 proteins in 2444 species: Archae - 798; Bacteria - 22429; Metazoa - 974; Fungi - 991; Plants - 531; Viruses - 0; Other Eukaryotes - 9610 (source: NCBI BLink).), with amino-acid sequence MDPAEMRYLEEEDGPLMKTIKGSITGFGAGTIYGTILATWKDVPRVERNVALPGLIRTLKMMGTHGLTFAAIGGVYIGVEQLVQNFRSKRDFYNGAIGGFVAGASVLGYRARSIPTAIAAGATLAVTSALIDSGGQTTRVDNGREYYPYTVEKRAEADS; translated from the exons ATGGATCCAGCTGAAATGAGATATTTGGAAGAAGAGGATGGTCCGTTGATGAAGACAATCAAAGGTAGTATCACTGGTTTTGGTGCTGGGACTATTTACGGAACCATTTTAGCCACATGGAAAGATGTTCCAAGAGTGGAGAGAAATGTGGCTCTTCCAGGACTTATTAGAACACTGAAGATGATGGGAACCCATGGGCTGACTTTTGCTGCTATAGGAGGTGTTTACATCGGTGTTGAACAGCTGGTTCAGAATTTTAGATCCAAGAGAGATTTTTACAATGGTGCTATTGGTGGTTTTGTCGCTGGAGCTTCTGTGCTTGGCTATAGAG CAAGGAGCATCCCGACAGCGATAGCTGCAGGTGCAACACTAGCTGTTACCTCTGCTTTGATTGATTCTGGAGGTCAGACCACAAGAGTAGACAATGGCAGAGAATACTATCCTTACACCGTCGAGAAAAGAGCTGAAGCTGATTCCTGA
- a CDS encoding Rhodanese/Cell cycle control phosphatase superfamily protein (Rhodanese/Cell cycle control phosphatase superfamily protein; FUNCTIONS IN: molecular_function unknown; INVOLVED IN: biological_process unknown; LOCATED IN: chloroplast thylakoid membrane, chloroplast; EXPRESSED IN: 22 plant structures; EXPRESSED DURING: 13 growth stages; CONTAINS InterPro DOMAIN/s: Rhodanese-like (InterPro:IPR001763); BEST Arabidopsis thaliana protein match is: Rhodanese/Cell cycle control phosphatase superfamily protein (TAIR:AT3G08920.1); Has 955 Blast hits to 955 proteins in 207 species: Archae - 14; Bacteria - 343; Metazoa - 1; Fungi - 0; Plants - 204; Viruses - 0; Other Eukaryotes - 393 (source: NCBI BLink).) codes for MAGIISPSPTALYFTSNVGGRRLKAVSWAGKSVSGNVIRRRSLRIAAELKFVNAEEAKQLIAEEGYSVVDVRDKTQFERAHIKSCSHIPLFIYNEDNDIGTIIKRTVHNNFSGLFFGLPFTKVNPEFLKSVRNEFSQDSKLLLVCQEGLRSAAAASRLEEAGYENIACVTSGLQSVKPGTFESVGSTELQNAGKAGLITIQGKISAVLGTVLVCAYLFIQFFPDQAEKLFPPTS; via the exons ATGGCGGGGATCATAAGCCCTAGCCCTACGGCTCTTTATTTCACCAG TAATGTCGGTGGGAGGCGACTGAAAGCAGTGAGCTGGGCGGGAAAGAGTGTCTCCGGGAACGTTATCCGCCGGAGAAGCTTGAGAATTGCTGCGGAGCTGAAATTCGTGAAtgcagaagaagcaaaacagtTAATAGCTGAAGAAGGTTACTCGGTGGTGGATGTAAGAGACAAGACTCAATTCGAGAGAGCTCATATAAAATCTTGCTCCCATATTCCTCTCTTCATTTACAACGAAGACAACGATATTG GCACGATCATAAAGAGGACAGTGCACAACAATTTCTCAGGGCTCTTCTTTGGTTTACCTTTCACGAAAGTGAATCCGGAATTTCTTAAATCTGTTAGAAACGAGTTTTCTCAAGACAGCAAACTTTTACTTGTTTGCCAAGAAGGTCTCAG ATCTGCAGCTGCAGCTAGTAGATTGGAGGAAGCAGGTTACGAAAACATTGCTTGTGTAACATCAGGGCTACAATCTGTAAAACCAG GGACATTTGAATCCGTCGGTTCCACTGAGTTGCAGAATGCAGGCAAAGCAGGGCTTATCACAATTCAAGGCAAGATCTCAGCAGTCTTAGGGACAGTACTCGTCT GTGCTTATTTGTTCATACAGTTCTTCCCGGACCAAGCAGAGAAGCTCTTTCCTCCAACAAGCTAA
- a CDS encoding C-CAP/cofactor C-like domain-containing protein (C-CAP/cofactor C-like domain-containing protein; FUNCTIONS IN: binding; INVOLVED IN: biological_process unknown; LOCATED IN: cellular_component unknown; CONTAINS InterPro DOMAIN/s: CARP motif (InterPro:IPR006599), C-CAP/cofactor C-like domain (InterPro:IPR017901), Tubulin binding cofactor C (InterPro:IPR012945); BEST Arabidopsis thaliana protein match is: Tubulin binding cofactor C domain-containing protein (TAIR:AT3G57890.1); Has 35333 Blast hits to 34131 proteins in 2444 species: Archae - 798; Bacteria - 22429; Metazoa - 974; Fungi - 991; Plants - 531; Viruses - 0; Other Eukaryotes - 9610 (source: NCBI BLink).) — MTEELIDQSPPPDPDPIQNSNLIIHPRRVPFEHGLLPIQKLVFTDPIQTLAPIKQKLASLATNHRVGSAAISDALSISDDHARLVLETLSSVLHCETDPLVLAKPEEVDSVGADLRDLILFLYIQSYKKLLPRTHKDSASVADVWPSTSAFDGYLSALSPIQLVRSNSRRFMPSPTDEEAHQLSYLQKHIANIISLLAEPVEGQGDDSLVLSMESLEHIGFLVHYGDKGFDVPSLSQATPFFANSDPDMPAVPVPASQVNDWLLKDIASALESISNRISGKENGASNASDQNAAMADSSVALNKVSSNDRGPCIIEGVSKTSLFKQASDLKGRSVKVANCHDSVIYLLAPLRYATVYGCSDSTIVLGAAGKAVKVEHCERVHVIVATKRICIANCRECVFFLGVNQRPLIVGDNHKLQVAPYNTFYSHLEEHITEVGIQPTINKWNESLALGAIDPHDSLSHPTGASDKQAEPASCVDPDQFTTFLIPNWFAGEAIGSTKDNPFPLPDAYKAVQQTNLKNLEETRQSLRETPLEENRKRELTTAFHMYFKDWLYATGNIRQLYCLQGD; from the exons AAACTCTAGCTCCGATCAAGCAAAAGTTAGCTTCTTTGGCGACGAATCATCGCGTCGGATCTGCTGCCATTTCCGATGCACTCTCGATCTCCGATGACCATGCGCGCCTCGTTCTCGAAACTCTCTCTTCGGTGCTCCATTGCGAGACTGACCCATTGGTTTTGGCCAAACCTGAGGAAGTTGATTCCGTGGGAGCTGATTTGAGGGATCTGATATTGTTTCTCTACATTCAATCGTATAAGAAGTTATTGCCTAGGACGCATAAAGACTCTGCTTCTGTGGCTGATGTTTGGCCTTCGACTTCTGCTTTTGATGGATACTTGTCGGCATTATCTCCAATTCAG CTTGTTCGTAGCAACAGCCGTCGGTTTATGCCATCACCGACAGATGAAGAAGCTCATCAATTATCGTATCTGCAAAAGCACATTGCAAATATTATTTCTCTCCTTGCAGAGCCTGTGGAGGGACAAGGAGATGATTCTTTG GTCCTGTCTATGGAGAGTTTGGAGCACATTGGGTTTCTTGTTCATTATGGTGATAAGGGATTTGATGTACCTTCTTTAAGCCAAGCTACTCCTTTTTTTGCGAATTCTGATCCTGATATGCCCGCTGTCCCCGTTCCTGCTTCCCAAGTGAATGATTGGCTTCTCAAAGACATAGCTTCCGCCTTAGAAAGCATTTCTAACAGAATCTCTGGGAAAGAAAATGGGGCATCTAATGCCTCTGATCAGAATGCTGCAATGGCTGATTCTAGTGTAGCTCTTAATAAAGTTTCATCTAACGACAGAGGTCCATGTATTATTGAGGGAGTCTCTAAGACCTCACTTTTCAAGCAGGCTTCTGATCTTAAGGGTAGATCAGTGAAG GTTGCCAATTGCCATGATTCTGTTATTTATCTGTTAGCGCCATTGAGATATGCAACTGTGTATGGGTGTTCTGATTCTACTATCGTTCTGGGAGCTGCTGGCAAG GCAGTAAAAGTTGAGCATTGTGAGAGAGTTCATGTGATTGTAGCTACCAAACGAATTTGCATCGCCAATTGCCGTGAATGTGTGTTCTTTTTGGGAGTCAATCAGCGACCTCTTATAGTTGGTGATAACCACAAACTACAG GTTGCTCCATATAATACATTTTACTCACACTTGGAGGAGCACATAACCGAGGTAGGAATTCAGCCAACTATCAACAAATGGAACGAATCCTTGGCGCTCGGAGCAATTGATCCGCATGACTCACTATCACATCCGACTGGTGCCTCTGATAAACAAGCTGAACCGGCTTCTTGTGTGGACCCTGACCAGTTCACTACCTTTTTG ATCCCAAACTGGTTTGCGGGTGAGGCGATTGGTTCCACGAAAGACAATCCATTTCCATTGCCAGATGCATATAAGGCAGTGCAGCAGACAAAc CTTAAGAACTTAGAGGAAACAAGACAATCCTTGAGAGAAACACCTCTCGAAGAAAACCGAAAACGAGAACTCACTACAGCGTTCCACATGTATTTCAAAGACTGGCTATACG CGACGGGAAATATTCGGCAACTTTACTGCCTACAAGGCGATTAA